One segment of Sinorhizobium sp. BG8 DNA contains the following:
- the secY gene encoding preprotein translocase subunit SecY, which yields MASAAEQLASNLNFSTFAKAEDLKKRLWFTLGALLVYRLGTYIPLPGLNPEAFAQAFQGQSSGILGLFNMFSGGAVERMAIFALGIMPYISASIIVQLMTSVVPSLEQLKKEGEQGRKIINQYTRYGTVLLGALQAYGISVGLESGSGLVNDPGWFFRISTVISLLGGTMFLMWLGEQITSRGIGNGISLIIFAGIVAHLPTALAGTLELGRTGALSVGVIFAVVVMAVAVIAVIVFVERAQRRLLIQYPKRQVGNRMFQGDTSHLPLKLNTSGVIPAIFASSLLLLPATLAGFSNTAALPAWATTIVSSLGHGKPLYMILYAAMIAFFAFFYTAIVFNPKDTADNLKKHGGFIPGIRPGERTAEYIDYVLTRITVIGALYLVFVCILPEILIAQTGVPFYLGGTSLLIVVSVTLDTVAQIQGHLIAQQYEGLIKKSKLRGGKRGR from the coding sequence ATGGCTTCGGCAGCGGAACAACTCGCCTCGAATCTCAATTTCTCGACCTTCGCCAAGGCGGAGGACCTGAAGAAGCGCCTTTGGTTCACGCTCGGCGCGCTGCTGGTGTACCGACTCGGTACCTACATTCCGCTTCCCGGCCTCAACCCGGAAGCCTTCGCGCAGGCCTTCCAGGGCCAGAGCAGCGGTATTCTCGGCCTCTTCAACATGTTCTCCGGTGGCGCCGTCGAGCGCATGGCGATCTTCGCGCTCGGCATCATGCCGTACATCTCCGCGTCGATCATCGTGCAGCTGATGACATCGGTCGTTCCTTCGCTCGAGCAGCTGAAGAAGGAAGGTGAGCAGGGCCGCAAGATCATCAACCAGTACACCCGCTACGGTACGGTGCTGCTCGGCGCCCTCCAGGCTTATGGTATTTCGGTCGGTCTCGAAAGCGGATCCGGCCTTGTGAACGATCCGGGCTGGTTCTTCCGCATTTCGACCGTGATCTCGCTGCTCGGCGGCACGATGTTCCTGATGTGGCTGGGCGAGCAGATTACCTCGCGCGGCATCGGCAACGGTATCTCGCTGATCATTTTCGCGGGTATCGTGGCTCACCTCCCGACGGCACTGGCCGGAACCCTCGAGCTCGGCCGTACCGGCGCGCTCTCGGTCGGCGTGATCTTCGCGGTCGTCGTCATGGCTGTTGCGGTCATTGCGGTCATCGTCTTCGTGGAGCGCGCGCAGCGCCGGCTCCTGATCCAGTATCCGAAGCGCCAGGTCGGCAACCGCATGTTCCAGGGCGATACGTCGCACCTGCCGCTGAAGCTCAACACCTCGGGCGTTATCCCCGCGATCTTCGCGTCCTCGCTTCTGCTCTTGCCCGCGACGCTTGCTGGTTTCAGCAACACCGCAGCTCTGCCTGCCTGGGCGACGACGATCGTTTCGTCGCTCGGTCACGGCAAGCCGCTCTACATGATCCTCTACGCGGCAATGATTGCCTTCTTTGCCTTCTTCTATACGGCTATCGTCTTCAATCCGAAGGACACGGCCGACAATCTGAAGAAGCACGGTGGCTTCATTCCGGGCATCCGTCCGGGCGAGCGTACGGCGGAGTACATCGACTACGTGCTGACTCGCATCACGGTGATCGGCGCGCTCTATCTTGTATTCGTGTGCATTCTTCCTGAAATCCTAATCGCGCAGACGGGTGTGCCGTTCTACCTTGGTGGTACGTCGCTTTTGATTGTTGTCAGCGTGACCCTTGATACGGTAGCACAGATACAGGGTCACCTGATTGCTCAGCAATATGAGGGGCTGATCAAGAAATCGAAGCTGCGTGGAGGGAAGAGGGGACGATGA